The following are encoded together in the Nitrosopumilus sp. b3 genome:
- the msrB gene encoding peptide-methionine (R)-S-oxide reductase MsrB yields the protein MTEKISENPQEWKEKLTPDQFEICVNHGTEPPFSGKYNNTKLEGYFKCVCCGEELFSSDAKFDSGSGWPSFWEPVSEEKIEYVSDTAYGMIRTEVNCKKCGAHLGHVFDDGPKPTNQRYCINSISLQHEKDQE from the coding sequence ATGACAGAGAAGATTTCTGAAAATCCTCAAGAGTGGAAAGAGAAATTGACTCCAGATCAATTTGAAATTTGTGTCAATCATGGAACGGAACCTCCATTTTCTGGAAAATACAACAACACAAAACTTGAAGGTTATTTCAAGTGTGTTTGCTGTGGAGAGGAGTTATTTTCGTCAGATGCAAAGTTTGACTCAGGCTCTGGTTGGCCAAGTTTTTGGGAGCCAGTTTCTGAAGAAAAAATAGAATATGTTTCTGATACTGCATATGGAATGATAAGAACTGAAGTAAATTGTAAAAAGTGCGGTGCTCATCTAGGACATGTCTTCGATGATGGTCCCAAGCCTACTAATCAGAGATACTGCATTAACTCAATTTCATTGCAGCATGAAAAAGACCAAGAATAA